In one window of Thermodesulfobacteriota bacterium DNA:
- a CDS encoding DUF2249 domain-containing protein: MEKVLDVRDMVPRDRHAKIFELYRGLKPGESFTLVNDHEPKPLLYQFQAEHDGEFDWWTLEAGPEAWRVSIVKRERPNPDITITDYLQTDHRRLDTIFEGFKAAVKDSRWEDASRAFREFSLGLKKHIRIEEEILFPVFEEKTGMRDAGPTFVMRMEHKEIQALLDQILGATDRHDAAGAESGSSNLLGILLDHNMKEEHILYPESDAFITGSERAMVIKKAQAA; the protein is encoded by the coding sequence ATGGAAAAGGTCCTGGACGTAAGGGATATGGTCCCGAGGGACAGACATGCCAAAATATTCGAGCTTTACAGGGGCCTCAAGCCCGGGGAGTCGTTCACTCTCGTAAACGACCACGAGCCCAAGCCGCTCCTTTACCAGTTCCAGGCCGAGCACGACGGCGAGTTCGACTGGTGGACGCTCGAGGCGGGCCCCGAGGCCTGGAGGGTGAGCATCGTAAAGAGGGAAAGGCCGAATCCCGATATCACCATAACCGATTACCTCCAGACCGACCACCGGAGGCTGGACACGATATTCGAAGGCTTCAAGGCCGCAGTCAAGGACTCCAGATGGGAGGACGCGTCCAGGGCCTTCAGGGAATTCAGCCTGGGGCTCAAGAAGCACATCCGCATAGAGGAGGAGATCCTCTTTCCCGTTTTCGAGGAAAAGACCGGGATGCGGGACGCGGGGCCGACCTTCGTCATGAGGATGGAGCACAAGGAGATACAGGCGCTCCTTGACCAGATACTAGGCGCAACCGACAGGCACGACGCCGCTGGCGCGGAGTCCGGCTCAAGCAATCTCCTCGGCATTCTGCTCGACCACAACATGAAAGAGGAGCACATACTCTATCCGGAATCGGACGCGTTCATCACGGGCAGCGAGAGGGCAATGGTAATAAAGAAGGCCCAGGCGGCTTAA
- a CDS encoding methyl-accepting chemotaxis protein: MEKQQKTAAVLDGLMIAKKTSGRWGAAVASVVVSAAAFAYMFFSGDSIESALYLALWSVFAVFVAAFASRSRGVMLSELKDEELVRELAERTIHYSSRKKRLTKFFSSQHDLNSLTRSHLSEVIDETGTAAGRIMNQSQRIDSAMCQMQGTIEGLQAESKAMARATGETIARNEANIAGLKEYIGKRRADVEEDYRTVLALADEARSMTSLVDLLKGISDQTNLLALNAAIEAARAGEHGRGFAIVADEVRKLSKNSEEAAGKIGKAMIKMAEEIETKFALKLNQDRHAGESSLLLDLQSQLSSLGEGYRKLDNLNRQILEQVGESGAQVSAEVLELIAGVQFQDIVRQQIELVIKTLADSDQYMKSIEGCLEEGHLCEEECRIGEFGIEKVREHYVMERQRATHNSFIDSNGDPRTHAPAKAAPDEGNVVFF, translated from the coding sequence TTGGAAAAGCAGCAAAAAACAGCGGCTGTGCTTGACGGCCTGATGATCGCAAAAAAAACGTCGGGCAGGTGGGGGGCGGCGGTTGCCTCGGTTGTCGTTTCCGCGGCGGCATTCGCGTACATGTTTTTTAGTGGCGACTCGATTGAGAGCGCCCTGTACCTGGCGCTCTGGTCGGTGTTCGCAGTCTTCGTCGCGGCTTTCGCATCGAGGAGCCGCGGCGTGATGCTCTCAGAGCTCAAGGACGAGGAGCTGGTAAGGGAGCTTGCCGAAAGGACGATCCACTATAGCTCGAGGAAGAAAAGGCTCACGAAGTTCTTCAGCTCGCAGCATGACTTGAATAGCCTTACCCGGAGCCATCTCTCCGAGGTCATAGACGAGACGGGCACGGCGGCCGGGAGGATAATGAACCAGTCGCAGCGCATAGATTCCGCGATGTGCCAGATGCAGGGCACGATCGAAGGGCTGCAGGCCGAGAGCAAGGCCATGGCCAGGGCAACGGGCGAGACCATCGCCAGGAACGAGGCCAACATAGCGGGACTGAAGGAATACATCGGGAAGCGCAGGGCAGACGTGGAGGAAGACTACAGGACCGTGCTGGCCCTGGCCGATGAGGCGAGGTCGATGACGAGCCTAGTGGACCTCCTGAAGGGCATAAGCGACCAGACTAACCTCCTTGCCCTCAACGCCGCCATAGAGGCCGCAAGGGCGGGCGAGCACGGAAGGGGCTTCGCCATAGTCGCGGACGAGGTAAGGAAGCTTTCGAAGAACTCCGAGGAGGCCGCCGGAAAGATAGGCAAGGCCATGATAAAGATGGCGGAGGAGATAGAGACGAAGTTCGCGCTCAAGCTGAACCAGGACAGGCACGCCGGGGAATCGTCGCTCCTCCTTGACCTCCAGAGCCAGCTCTCGTCGCTCGGCGAGGGCTACCGGAAGCTCGACAATCTGAACAGGCAGATACTTGAGCAGGTGGGCGAGAGCGGGGCCCAGGTCTCGGCGGAGGTCCTCGAGCTCATAGCCGGGGTGCAGTTCCAGGACATAGTCCGACAGCAGATAGAGCTCGTGATAAAGACCCTCGCCGACTCCGACCAGTACATGAAGAGCATCGAAGGGTGCCTCGAGGAAGGGCACCTCTGCGAGGAGGAGTGCAGGATAGGCGAGTTCGGCATAGAAAAGGTGCGAGAGCACTACGTCATGGAGAGGCAGCGGGCAACCCACAACTCGTTCATCGATTCAAATGGCGATCCTCGAACCCACGCGCCGGCCAAGGCCGCGCCGGATGAGGGCAACGTCGTCTTTTTTTAG
- a CDS encoding YbaK/EbsC family protein → MIPKRLENLLQERHVPYKSLVHTEAYTAQEVAASMHVKGRELAKSVMVKADGEIVMTVLPASSKVDFGRLSDVLGKKDLRLAKEEEFSDLFPDCETGAEPPFGNLYQVETVVDRSLTGDEYIYFNAGTHYEAVEMKYRDFEELVRPRVAEFTERF, encoded by the coding sequence ATGATACCCAAACGGCTTGAAAACCTTCTCCAGGAAAGGCACGTACCGTACAAGTCGCTCGTCCACACCGAGGCATATACCGCCCAGGAGGTGGCAGCCTCCATGCACGTGAAAGGCCGGGAGCTTGCCAAGTCCGTAATGGTCAAGGCTGACGGGGAGATCGTCATGACTGTGCTCCCGGCAAGCTCAAAGGTCGACTTCGGGAGGCTCAGTGACGTACTCGGGAAAAAAGACCTGAGGCTCGCAAAAGAAGAGGAGTTCTCCGACCTTTTCCCGGATTGCGAGACCGGGGCCGAGCCCCCTTTCGGGAACCTGTACCAGGTTGAAACGGTGGTGGACAGGTCGCTTACAGGCGACGAGTACATCTATTTCAACGCGGGCACCCATTACGAGGCCGTGGAGATGAAATACAGGGACTTCGAGGAGCTTGTAAGGCCCAGAGTCGCCGAGTTCACCGAGAGGTTTTGA
- a CDS encoding sigma-54 dependent transcriptional regulator — MSRILIIDDEPLMRISIGDALKDEGYEVSDAATGREGLAVARDGITPFDIVITDLRLPDIDGLEVLKSLRKSSPEAMVVLITAFGAVETAVEAMKYGAYDYVTKPFAMDELLIMIRRMLRLKDLERENQALKEQVEGRYNFSGIVGRSDKMNEIFEMIKVVSQTDSTVLILGESGTGKEVVASAIHRNSPRKDGPYIKVSCAAIPETLLEAELFGYDKGAFTGAVKQKKGRFELADKGTIFLDEIGELAPSIQVKLLRVLQEKEFDRLGGTGTVSADVRVICATQRDLKKDVQNGSFREDLYYRLNVVPIVLPPLRERKGDIMLLANHFLNYYSGLCKKQVKGFSVDAVEALIKYPFPGNVRELEHAVERAVVMGKGEEIQPWDLPEEIGNSNLSDCLKVFRSGEGSYENLTKAMKDFEKKYIIKVLEETNGNKTLAAKLLGVSRKTLWEKCKLLEIISGE; from the coding sequence TTGAGCAGGATTCTTATCATAGACGACGAGCCGCTCATGCGCATCTCCATAGGCGACGCGCTAAAGGACGAGGGCTACGAGGTCTCGGATGCCGCTACCGGAAGGGAAGGCCTGGCCGTCGCCAGGGACGGCATCACCCCCTTCGACATAGTCATAACGGATCTGAGGCTCCCGGACATAGACGGCCTCGAGGTCTTGAAGTCGCTCCGGAAGTCCTCGCCCGAGGCGATGGTCGTCCTCATAACCGCTTTCGGCGCGGTCGAGACCGCCGTAGAGGCCATGAAGTACGGGGCCTACGACTACGTGACAAAGCCCTTCGCAATGGACGAGCTCCTCATCATGATAAGGAGGATGTTGAGGCTCAAGGACCTCGAGCGCGAGAACCAGGCGCTCAAGGAGCAGGTCGAGGGGAGGTATAACTTCAGCGGCATCGTCGGCAGAAGCGATAAGATGAACGAGATATTCGAGATGATAAAGGTCGTCTCGCAGACCGATTCCACGGTCCTCATTCTCGGGGAGAGCGGCACGGGCAAGGAGGTCGTGGCGAGCGCCATACACCGGAACAGCCCCAGGAAGGACGGGCCGTATATAAAAGTAAGCTGCGCCGCCATTCCGGAAACGCTTCTCGAGGCCGAGCTTTTCGGCTACGACAAGGGCGCGTTCACGGGGGCCGTGAAGCAGAAGAAGGGCAGGTTCGAGCTCGCGGACAAGGGCACCATATTCCTCGACGAAATAGGCGAGCTCGCTCCTTCCATACAGGTAAAGCTCCTCAGGGTGCTCCAGGAAAAGGAGTTCGACAGGCTCGGGGGCACCGGCACGGTTAGCGCCGACGTCCGGGTGATATGCGCAACGCAAAGGGACCTTAAAAAAGATGTCCAGAACGGCTCCTTCCGCGAAGACCTCTATTACAGGCTTAACGTGGTGCCGATAGTGCTTCCGCCGCTACGCGAGAGGAAGGGCGACATAATGCTCCTCGCCAACCATTTCCTGAACTACTATTCCGGACTGTGTAAGAAACAGGTAAAGGGCTTTTCGGTCGACGCTGTCGAGGCGCTCATCAAGTACCCGTTCCCGGGTAACGTCCGCGAGCTCGAGCACGCTGTGGAAAGGGCGGTCGTCATGGGCAAGGGCGAGGAGATACAGCCCTGGGACCTCCCGGAAGAGATAGGGAACTCGAACCTCAGCGACTGCCTCAAGGTCTTCCGCAGCGGAGAGGGCAGCTACGAGAACCTCACTAAGGCCATGAAGGACTTCGAGAAGAAATACATCATAAAGGTCCTCGAGGAGACGAACGGGAATAAGACCCTGGCAGCCAAGCTCCTTGGGGTTTCTAGGAAGACCCTCTGGGAGAAGTGCAAGCTCCTTGAGATAATAAGCGGCGAGTGA
- a CDS encoding archaemetzincin family Zn-dependent metalloprotease, producing the protein MVLILPVGKIEREALERLREDLEREFGFEAAVADEAEALPTPDFALDKERWQYDSTGILYSIMERPEFKRYKRVLGVASVDLFATGLNFVFGEAGTRAAVISAFRLREAFYGREEDTGLLRKRMLTEAAHELGHTYGLGHCAFPECVMFFSSTIEDTDRKGPSFKGRCLEKIRESGAFGK; encoded by the coding sequence ATGGTGCTCATACTGCCGGTGGGAAAGATAGAGCGCGAAGCGCTTGAACGGCTCCGTGAAGACCTCGAAAGGGAATTCGGGTTCGAGGCCGCTGTGGCCGATGAGGCTGAAGCCCTTCCCACGCCCGATTTCGCGCTGGACAAGGAGCGGTGGCAGTACGATTCCACCGGCATACTTTATTCCATAATGGAAAGGCCTGAGTTCAAGCGTTACAAGAGGGTGCTGGGCGTGGCATCGGTAGACCTCTTCGCGACGGGACTGAACTTCGTCTTCGGGGAGGCCGGGACCAGGGCCGCGGTCATATCCGCCTTCAGGCTCCGCGAGGCCTTCTACGGCAGGGAGGAAGACACGGGGCTTCTGAGGAAGAGGATGCTGACCGAGGCCGCCCACGAGCTGGGACACACCTACGGGCTCGGGCACTGCGCGTTCCCGGAATGCGTCATGTTCTTTTCAAGCACCATAGAGGACACGGACAGGAAGGGGCCGAGCTTCAAGGGGAGGTGCCTGGAGAAGATAAGGGAGTCGGGGGCCTTCGGGAAATGA
- a CDS encoding STAS domain-containing protein, whose protein sequence is MPVHIGKDAGNGSISVEGEMNIYFANELKEGLMKAVEGKGSVSLDLSGVTEMDSSGLQVLLLAWREANRNGVPFRLTGASTPVDEVLRLFDLKKLFCEDMETA, encoded by the coding sequence ATGCCGGTACACATCGGGAAAGACGCGGGGAACGGGTCCATAAGCGTGGAAGGCGAGATGAACATCTACTTCGCCAATGAGCTGAAGGAAGGGCTCATGAAGGCCGTGGAGGGGAAAGGCAGCGTGAGTCTCGACCTTTCGGGGGTCACAGAGATGGACTCTTCGGGGCTCCAGGTATTGCTCCTGGCGTGGAGGGAGGCGAACAGGAACGGCGTGCCGTTCAGGCTTACGGGCGCAAGCACCCCGGTCGACGAGGTCCTCCGCCTCTTCGACCTCAAGAAGCTCTTCTGCGAAGACATGGAGACTGCGTAA
- a CDS encoding ATP-binding protein produces MNIGSKLILSFLIATLLPTVFLAFFTTNLISDSRREDAEETIGNNLKAAWMQYYSRAYQMQYGMLQASTEGHVKAALRDRDKAWLRSQLIAWKEYRPHVDLWAVLDPRMRTIASLNAKDSGLLMPINGLVEKALGSRESIISTEVIPHELLKAEGLAGAASIATEDGRVLGDGLMLVVVTPVVDGEGSVLGAIISGDLINNDFFVPDSLAESISGSIVAISMGGTQVSTNGVDEDGVRAVGRLIPEAVLSELDSNLGYRGEIDIAGKAYLSAFDPIRNNEGLVVGSLFVGIQKEKFVDLQYANIKAVATIALIGIFMATGVASFLTYVITRPILSLKKKAQLVAAGDLNIRMGPVKSGNDEIADLARTFEQMVESLRDKEESIRVSQEKLATQKKLVESIINSLPYSLYVLERNKSVVVRNRHATEACPVGECEGPDGCLEEDFISHFTKELKEELSGMVESVFETGETRSAEYRLNTPEGERVMFASVFPVVAGGARPAEFVVWMSEDITRKKELESNIISSEKLAAVGQLAAGIAHEVNNPLGGILNCLYNLRNRKLTDERKAEYVDFMEDGIKRVQNIVRQLLDFSQQHTPELSLTDINSMIEGIIPLFRHSVRGKEVRLLVNLSQGLPRILVDRHQIEQILVNLILNAVQAVSSEGLIEVTTRREGNWFCIRISDNGCGIPQENLGRVFDPFFTTKGVGKGTGLGLSVSRGIIERHKGRIEVESQPGRGSTFRVLLPIGGAEEGV; encoded by the coding sequence ATGAACATTGGCAGTAAACTAATACTATCCTTCCTCATAGCAACGCTCCTCCCGACGGTATTCCTGGCGTTTTTCACCACAAACCTCATAAGCGACAGCAGGCGCGAGGACGCCGAAGAGACCATCGGCAATAACCTCAAGGCCGCATGGATGCAATATTATTCCAGGGCCTACCAGATGCAGTACGGTATGCTCCAGGCCTCTACCGAAGGCCACGTGAAAGCGGCCCTGAGGGACCGGGACAAGGCTTGGCTGAGGTCGCAGCTCATCGCATGGAAGGAATACAGGCCGCACGTGGACCTGTGGGCCGTGCTGGACCCGCGGATGAGGACCATAGCCTCGCTGAACGCGAAGGATTCCGGCCTTCTGATGCCGATTAACGGCCTTGTCGAAAAGGCGCTCGGCAGCAGGGAGTCGATAATCTCGACGGAGGTCATCCCGCACGAGTTATTGAAGGCCGAGGGGCTCGCAGGCGCTGCTTCCATTGCCACGGAGGACGGCAGGGTGCTTGGAGACGGCCTCATGCTGGTCGTGGTCACCCCGGTGGTGGACGGCGAGGGCAGCGTCCTCGGGGCGATAATATCAGGCGACCTCATCAATAACGATTTTTTCGTGCCGGACAGCCTTGCGGAATCCATATCCGGCTCGATCGTCGCCATATCCATGGGCGGCACGCAGGTATCGACTAACGGGGTTGACGAAGACGGCGTAAGGGCGGTCGGCCGCCTCATACCCGAGGCGGTCCTCAGCGAGCTTGACTCCAACCTCGGCTACAGGGGGGAGATAGATATAGCCGGGAAGGCCTATTTGTCCGCGTTCGACCCCATAAGGAACAACGAGGGCCTGGTCGTCGGCTCGCTTTTCGTCGGCATCCAGAAGGAGAAGTTCGTCGATCTCCAGTATGCGAACATCAAGGCCGTAGCGACCATAGCGCTCATAGGCATCTTCATGGCCACAGGTGTCGCCTCCTTCCTCACGTACGTCATAACAAGGCCCATACTCTCCCTCAAGAAAAAGGCCCAGCTCGTGGCCGCCGGCGACCTCAACATCAGGATGGGGCCGGTAAAGTCCGGGAATGACGAGATAGCGGACCTGGCGCGCACCTTCGAGCAGATGGTCGAGAGCCTCCGTGACAAGGAGGAGAGCATCAGGGTAAGCCAGGAAAAGCTCGCGACACAGAAAAAGCTGGTGGAGTCGATAATAAACAGCCTCCCTTATTCGCTGTACGTCCTCGAGAGGAACAAGTCCGTGGTAGTCCGGAACAGGCACGCGACCGAGGCCTGCCCTGTCGGGGAATGCGAGGGGCCGGACGGGTGCCTTGAGGAGGACTTCATCTCCCATTTCACGAAGGAGCTGAAAGAAGAGCTCTCCGGCATGGTAGAGAGCGTCTTCGAGACCGGGGAGACCAGAAGCGCGGAATACAGGCTCAACACGCCTGAAGGGGAAAGGGTCATGTTTGCCAGCGTTTTCCCGGTCGTGGCAGGCGGGGCGAGGCCGGCGGAGTTCGTGGTGTGGATGTCAGAGGACATAACCAGGAAAAAGGAGCTCGAATCCAACATAATTTCGAGCGAGAAGCTCGCGGCCGTGGGGCAGCTGGCCGCGGGCATAGCCCACGAGGTCAATAACCCGCTCGGGGGCATATTGAACTGCCTCTATAACCTCAGGAACCGCAAGCTCACCGACGAGCGCAAGGCCGAGTACGTAGATTTCATGGAAGACGGCATCAAGAGGGTCCAGAACATAGTAAGGCAGCTCCTTGATTTCTCGCAGCAGCACACGCCCGAGCTTTCACTCACCGACATAAACTCCATGATCGAGGGCATAATCCCGCTCTTCAGGCATTCTGTCAGGGGCAAGGAGGTCCGGCTCCTCGTGAACCTCAGCCAGGGCCTGCCCCGCATACTCGTGGACAGGCACCAGATCGAGCAGATACTCGTGAACCTGATACTCAATGCCGTGCAGGCGGTCTCATCCGAAGGCCTCATCGAGGTTACGACAAGGCGGGAGGGGAACTGGTTCTGCATACGGATATCCGACAACGGCTGCGGCATACCCCAGGAGAACCTCGGGAGGGTCTTCGACCCGTTCTTCACGACCAAGGGCGTGGGCAAGGGCACGGGCTTGGGCCTTTCGGTGAGCCGTGGTATAATAGAGCGCCACAAGGGCAGGATAGAGGTCGAAAGCCAGCCGGGCAGGGGCAGCACATTCAGGGTGCTCCTGCCGATCGGCGGAGCGGAGGAAGGGGTTTGA
- the prmC gene encoding peptide chain release factor N(5)-glutamine methyltransferase, translating to MPGTETIREALTRASEALSNAGIPEPVAEAELILMRILGVKRHSLFLDARKELPFEKAAELEDALLRRVKREPSQYIFGETDFRGLTLKVTKDVLIPRPETELLAGEAIKLGKDMDPALAVIDLCTGSGCIAASIASEAPGPVVYATDISEKALQIARENAARAGVAERIRFLHGDLFAPLPGVLRGSAGIIVSNPPYVPERDMEGLDPEVRDFEPREALSGGEDGLSFIRRIVSESPLFLAPGGWLLIEIGYGQAGEARRMAAADGRYDKIEIIRDYGKIDRILKARHKA from the coding sequence ATGCCGGGCACTGAAACGATAAGAGAGGCGCTTACGAGGGCCAGTGAGGCCCTCTCAAATGCGGGCATCCCGGAGCCGGTTGCCGAGGCAGAGCTGATACTCATGCGTATACTCGGCGTAAAGAGGCACTCCCTTTTCCTCGATGCCAGGAAGGAGCTTCCCTTCGAGAAAGCAGCGGAGCTTGAGGACGCACTCTTAAGGCGCGTTAAGAGGGAGCCGTCCCAGTACATCTTCGGTGAGACGGATTTCAGGGGGCTTACCCTGAAGGTCACAAAAGACGTCCTCATACCCAGGCCCGAGACGGAGCTCCTTGCCGGGGAGGCGATAAAGCTCGGAAAGGACATGGACCCCGCCCTGGCCGTCATAGACCTTTGCACGGGTAGCGGCTGCATAGCCGCGTCCATAGCGAGCGAAGCGCCGGGCCCTGTCGTATACGCAACGGATATCTCCGAAAAGGCGCTTCAGATCGCAAGGGAGAACGCCGCAAGGGCCGGGGTGGCGGAAAGGATCAGGTTCCTTCACGGAGACCTCTTCGCACCGCTTCCCGGCGTACTCAGGGGCAGCGCGGGAATAATAGTCTCCAACCCGCCCTATGTACCGGAAAGGGATATGGAAGGCCTCGACCCGGAGGTCAGGGATTTCGAGCCCAGGGAGGCGCTTTCAGGAGGGGAGGACGGCCTTTCCTTCATAAGGCGAATAGTGAGCGAGTCCCCTCTCTTCCTTGCTCCGGGAGGGTGGCTTCTTATTGAAATCGGCTACGGGCAGGCAGGTGAAGCGAGGCGCATGGCCGCGGCTGACGGCAGATACGACAAGATTGAAATAATCAGAGATTACGGCAAGATAGACAGGATACTTAAGGCAAGGCATAAGGCCTGA
- a CDS encoding M48 family metallopeptidase, giving the protein MTRTVLFLAAVLLAFSGCARVPYTERTQIMIVSESQEERIGRTLFSQIKAEADLSENARYNSLAKEVGARIASAADKPDYEWEFVVIENPSVNAFALPGGKVALNTGILPVCRDEAGMAAVMGHEVAHVIARHGAERMSQQQALQIGGAALSAALLGTSPVAREGLLQAYGLGAKVGVLLPYSRKHELEADRIGLILMAKAGYNPESAVEFWERMAEREGASPPEFLSTHPTDRKRVDELRSFLPEAMEHYREAIQRDPSLERPPRLLD; this is encoded by the coding sequence ATGACCAGGACCGTGCTCTTCTTGGCCGCAGTCCTCCTCGCATTTTCAGGGTGCGCAAGGGTACCGTACACCGAGCGCACCCAGATAATGATCGTCTCCGAAAGCCAGGAGGAGAGGATAGGCCGTACGCTCTTCAGCCAGATAAAGGCCGAGGCCGACTTGAGCGAGAACGCCAGGTACAACTCCCTCGCGAAGGAGGTCGGCGCAAGGATAGCCTCTGCCGCCGACAAGCCCGACTACGAATGGGAGTTCGTCGTCATAGAAAACCCTTCTGTGAACGCGTTCGCCCTGCCCGGCGGCAAGGTTGCCCTAAATACCGGCATACTGCCGGTCTGCCGGGACGAGGCCGGGATGGCGGCGGTCATGGGTCACGAAGTGGCCCATGTCATAGCGCGGCACGGCGCCGAGAGGATGTCACAGCAGCAGGCGCTCCAGATAGGCGGGGCCGCGCTTTCCGCCGCGCTTCTGGGCACAAGCCCGGTCGCCCGCGAGGGGCTCCTCCAGGCTTACGGCCTCGGCGCAAAAGTGGGGGTGCTCCTCCCGTACAGCAGGAAGCACGAGCTCGAGGCCGACAGGATCGGGCTCATCCTTATGGCCAAGGCCGGGTACAACCCGGAGTCGGCCGTAGAGTTCTGGGAGAGGATGGCCGAAAGGGAAGGCGCGTCTCCCCCGGAGTTCCTCTCGACCCACCCGACCGACAGGAAGAGGGTAGATGAGCTTAGGTCCTTCCTTCCCGAGGCCATGGAGCATTACAGGGAGGCCATTCAAAGGGACCCCTCCCTCGAAAGGCCTCCGAGGCTTTTAGACTGA
- a CDS encoding helix-hairpin-helix domain-containing protein: protein MASKTCHINSSNADDIRKSVGIGDSEARRLVDYRSEHGSFRTLDDLMNVPGFSPDTVEKLKSECDLD, encoded by the coding sequence ATGGCAAGCAAAACATGTCACATAAACAGCTCGAACGCGGACGATATCAGGAAGTCCGTAGGCATCGGCGACAGCGAGGCCCGCAGGCTCGTTGATTACAGGTCTGAGCACGGCAGTTTCAGGACCCTTGACGACCTCATGAACGTCCCCGGGTTCTCACCGGACACCGTGGAAAAGCTCAAAAGCGAGTGCGATCTCGACTAG
- a CDS encoding response regulator, whose translation MAKTIMVVDDSASIRQVMNLTLKKAGYDVIEASDGSDALGKLGAQKINLIVCDVNMPNMDGITFLKSLKEKPTHKFTPVIMLTTESQESKKQEGKAAGARAWIVKPFKPEQMLEAVSKLILP comes from the coding sequence ATGGCCAAGACAATAATGGTGGTCGACGACTCGGCTTCGATAAGGCAGGTCATGAACCTGACCCTCAAGAAAGCCGGATACGACGTTATCGAGGCCAGCGACGGCTCGGACGCGCTCGGAAAACTCGGCGCCCAGAAGATAAACCTCATAGTCTGCGACGTGAACATGCCCAACATGGACGGCATCACTTTCTTGAAGAGCCTGAAGGAGAAGCCGACCCACAAGTTCACGCCAGTCATCATGCTCACGACGGAGTCGCAGGAATCGAAAAAGCAGGAAGGCAAGGCGGCCGGGGCCAGGGCATGGATAGTAAAGCCCTTCAAGCCCGAACAGATGCTCGAGGCGGTCTCGAAGCTCATATTGCCTTAA